Proteins co-encoded in one Oncorhynchus masou masou isolate Uvic2021 chromosome 22, UVic_Omas_1.1, whole genome shotgun sequence genomic window:
- the LOC135509174 gene encoding protein MTSS 2-like, with translation MESVEKECGALGGLFQAIVADMKSSYPVWEDFSAKATKLHSQLRATVLAIVTFLDAFQKVADMATNSRGGTRDIGSALTRMCMRHRSIETKLRNFTNTLMEGLVTPLQDRIEEWKKTANLLDKDHAKEYKRSRQEIKRKSSDTIKLQKKARKGRGNLRPQLDSAMQDVSDLYLLMGETEKQAVRRALLEERGRYCSFINLLQPVVNGEIVMLGEITHLQAIVDDLTVLTEDPHKLPPASEQVIGDLKGSDYSWSYQTPPSSPSSAASRKSSMCSILQMPSSAAHRLSSVSSHDSGFISQDANTHSKPPSPMPSDITSQKTTSSASSEASETCQSVSECNSPAAFGSCSSFGTFRSTLSYTGSGILPGSPTFNRSPESNTPSPTSKVPSWKDWSKTSTYEPLLATTLQRRRESLDRMREQEVSSSPKGFSGMHPDTHRSILAQAAIATAKHSGEAMSPAASTLAMVLIRGLSVEHQKNSRESLQYSSGYSTQANTPSCSEDTIPSQGSDYECYSLNGDAGTSREADFDKSSTIPRHSNIAQNYRRMIQTKRPASTAGLPAGVSPPGGTLGETAGGDGGRDGGHGAITSGTATIRRTPSSKTGVRRTPSTSGPIPICPPIVPVKTPTVPDSPSYSPGYSLSPTQKRMGSDEYQYADETLPSALEYRKVSPKLLSLPDTSTWDSEGGLERSVYAQQPPSMAGLIPEEDSQLAANRHSLVEKIGELAASAYALGEGQFPFPPLDPLPANPVGTNSVPQHPQHLPPKSQEGVDMLVSIRRGVRLRKAVSNDRSAPRILQDTAAASRILQ, from the exons GTGGCACCAGGGACATTGGTTCAGCTCTGACCAGGATGTGCATGAGACACCGCAGCATTGAGACTAAATTACGCAACTTCACCAA taCTCTTATGGAAGGCCTAGTCACTCCTCTCCAGGACAGGATAGAGGAATGGAAGAAGACCGCTAACCTGCTAGACAAAGACCACGCCAAAG aatACAAGCGGTCTCGTCAGGAGATAAAGAGGAAGTCCTCAGACACTATCAAGCTCCAAAAGAAAGCCAGGAAAG GCCGGGGGAACCTGCGTCCCCAGCTGGACAGTGCCATGCAGGACGTCAGTGACCTCTACCTGCTGATGGGTGAGACAGAGAAGCAGGCGGTGCGCCGGGCCctcctggaggagagggggcgcTACTGTTCCTTCATCAACCTTCTGCAGCCTGTGGTG AATGGAGAGATAGTCATGCTGGGAGAGATCACTCACCTGCAGGCCATTGTTGATGACCTCACAGTGCTGACTGAAGACCCGCACAAACTGCCCCCGGCTAGTGAGCAG gtgaTCGGGGACTTGAAGGGTTCAGACTACAGTTGGTCCTATcagacccctccctcctctcccagcagtgCTGCTTCCAGGAAGAGCAGTATGTGCAGTATCCTCCAGATGCCCAGCTCCGCTGCACACCGCCTCAGCAGTGTCTCCTCCCACGACTCAGGGTTCATCTCTCAGGATGCCAACACCCATTCCAAGCCCCCCTCACCCATGCCCTCTGACATCACCAGCCAG AAGACCACCAGCTCAGCCTCTTCTGAGGCATCTGAAACCTGCCAGTCTGTCAGCGAGTGCAACTCTCCCGCTGCG TTTGGCTCATGCTCATCCTTCGGTACCTTCCGCTCCACTCTCTCTTACACTGGCTCTGGCATACTTCCTGGGTCCCCCACATTTAACCGCTCTCCTGAATCCAACACCCCCTCACCCACATCAAAGGTTCCTAGCTGGAAG GATTGGTCCAAAACGAGTACCTACGAGCCCTTATTGGCTACCACGCTACAGCGAAGGAGAGAGTCATTGGACAGGATGAGGGAGCAGGAGGTTTCTTCCAGTCCTAAAGGGTTCTCTGGGATGCACCCAGACACTCATAGGTCCATTCTAGCCCAAGCTGCCATAGCCACAGCCAAG cacagCGGTGAGGCCATGTCCCCAGCAGCCAGTACACTAGCCATGGTGCTGATCCGGGGTCTCAGTGTAGAGCATCAAAAGAATAGCAGGgaatctctgcagtactccagtGGCTACAGCACCCAGGCAAATACACCATCCTGTTCAGAGGACACCATCCCCTCACAGG GGTCGGACTATGAGTGCTACTCTCTGAACGGGGATGCTGGCACCAGCAGGGAGGCCGACTTTGACAAGTCCTCCACCATCCCCCGCCACAGCAATATCGCACAGAACTACCGCCGCATGATCCAAACCAAGAGGCCTGCTAGCACCGCTGGGCTGCCGGCCGGAGTGAGCCCTCCTGGGGGTACGCTTGGAGAGACTGCAGGGGGTGATGGAGGTCGTGACGGGGGGCATGGAGCCATCACCTCTGGAACAGCCACCATCCGCCGAACCCCCTCCTCCAAAACAGGAGTGAGACGTACCCCTTCCACCTCGGGCCCCATCCCCATCTGCCCCCCCATCGTTCCAGTCAAGACCCCCACTGTGCCAGACTCTCCAAGCTACTCCCCTGGCTACTCCCTCAGCCCCACCCAAAAGCGCATGGGCAGCGATGAGTACCAGTATGCAGATGAGACTCTACCCAGTGCCCTGGAGTACAGGAAGGTCTCCCCCAAGCTGCTGAGCCTGCCTGACACCAGCACCTGGGACTCCGAAGGGGGGCTGGAACGAAGCGTCTACGCCCAGCAGCCCCCTAGCATGGCTGGCCTCATCCCAGAGGAAGACTCCCAGCTGGCCGCCAACCGCCACAGCCTGGtggagaagataggagagctggCGGCCAGTGCCTATGCCCTTGGTGAGGGTCAGTTCCCTTTCCCCCCTCTGGACCCTCTGCCAGCGAACCCAGTCGGGACAAACTCTGTACCCCAACACCCACAACACCTACCCCCCAAGTCGCAGGAGGGAGTGGACATGCTGGTGTCCATACGGAGGGGTGTGAGGCTTCGCAAGGCGGTCTCCAATGACAGATCAGCCCCCAGGATACTCCAGGATACTGCTGCAGCCTCCAGGATACTGCAGTAG